A single genomic interval of Cupriavidus necator harbors:
- a CDS encoding DMT family transporter, with protein MSRPLSAAAWLPTVGFVLIWSTGFIVGKAIVPLADTSLFLLGRFAVAALMFVAWSLAARAAWPPLREAPRHLLAGALMQGIYLCAGYGAVARGLPPTIMALLGALQPLLTALLAIPLLKELPSRRTWQGLALGALGVALVVAPAMQAGIHPAASALSPWIVLLGVLAIVSITMGTLLQKPAIAACDLRASSAWQNLGAMLVAAAMVAIQAADAPLHWHGGVALWAGLAWAAIGLSGAGTWLLVSLVRRGQAANAAALMFLAPPLAALQAWLLFGERLDAVQALGMAVAGAGVWLCQTPGRLRHAEAR; from the coding sequence ATGTCGCGCCCCCTGTCCGCTGCCGCCTGGCTGCCCACCGTTGGCTTTGTCCTGATCTGGTCCACCGGCTTTATCGTCGGCAAGGCCATCGTGCCGCTGGCCGATACCAGCCTGTTCCTGCTGGGCCGCTTTGCCGTGGCGGCGCTAATGTTCGTGGCCTGGTCGCTGGCGGCGCGCGCGGCCTGGCCGCCGCTGCGCGAGGCGCCGCGCCACCTGCTGGCAGGCGCGCTGATGCAGGGCATCTACCTGTGCGCCGGCTACGGCGCCGTGGCCAGGGGCCTGCCGCCGACGATCATGGCTCTGCTAGGCGCGCTGCAGCCGCTGCTGACCGCGCTGCTTGCCATCCCCCTGCTGAAGGAGCTACCTTCCAGGCGGACGTGGCAGGGCCTGGCGCTGGGTGCGCTCGGCGTCGCGCTGGTGGTCGCCCCGGCGATGCAGGCCGGCATTCACCCGGCCGCGTCGGCCCTGTCGCCCTGGATCGTGCTGCTGGGCGTGCTGGCCATTGTCTCCATCACCATGGGAACCCTCTTGCAGAAACCCGCCATCGCCGCCTGTGACTTGCGCGCCAGTTCCGCCTGGCAGAACCTGGGCGCCATGCTGGTAGCCGCCGCGATGGTGGCGATCCAGGCCGCCGACGCGCCGCTGCACTGGCATGGTGGCGTGGCGCTGTGGGCCGGACTGGCATGGGCGGCGATCGGCCTGTCGGGCGCCGGCACCTGGCTGCTGGTCAGCCTGGTGCGGCGTGGCCAGGCCGCCAATGCCGCGGCGCTGATGTTCCTGGCGCCGCCGCTGGCCGCGCTGCAGGCCTGGCTGCTGTTCGGCGAACGGCTGGATGCGGTGCAGGCGCTGGGCATGGCGGTGGCCGGCGCGGGCGTCTGGCTGTGCCAGACCCCTGGCAGGTTGCGGCATGCCGAAGCCCGCTGA
- a CDS encoding AraC family transcriptional regulator: protein MPKPAEPQASPLVEHRRYRPQPDGHQHGYHQLLFGLAGATELEIDGHVYRVDDRTGLIVPAGSHHEFLGLDGNLQLVADFPARSVALPARLMTRPRTFPLDGAFGSRVRALAAWRAAAAARGPQTDWHLAATLAAALADCLGMPGDEQVFPLMAVDAYLRANLAAPLRVAEVAGHFGWSVRRFQTLFAEAFGDTPHRYQTRLRLDRALQLLTQSTLPLAEIALASGYPDQTTFTRSFTRRFGQPPGAWRAAARG from the coding sequence ATGCCGAAGCCCGCTGAACCCCAAGCCTCGCCGCTGGTCGAGCATCGGCGCTACCGCCCGCAGCCTGACGGCCACCAGCACGGCTACCACCAGTTGCTGTTCGGTCTGGCCGGCGCCACCGAGCTGGAGATCGACGGCCACGTCTATCGCGTGGACGACCGCACCGGCCTGATCGTGCCGGCCGGCAGCCATCATGAATTCCTGGGCTTGGACGGCAACCTGCAGCTGGTGGCGGACTTCCCGGCGCGCTCGGTGGCACTGCCCGCGCGGCTGATGACGCGCCCGCGCACGTTCCCGCTGGACGGCGCCTTCGGCAGCCGCGTGCGCGCGCTGGCGGCATGGCGCGCCGCCGCAGCAGCACGCGGGCCGCAGACCGACTGGCACCTGGCGGCAACGCTGGCCGCGGCGCTGGCGGACTGCCTCGGCATGCCCGGCGACGAGCAGGTATTCCCGCTGATGGCCGTTGATGCCTACCTGCGCGCCAACCTGGCCGCGCCACTGCGCGTGGCGGAAGTCGCCGGGCATTTCGGCTGGAGCGTGCGGCGCTTCCAGACCCTGTTTGCCGAGGCCTTCGGCGATACCCCGCACCGCTACCAGACCCGGCTGCGGCTGGACCGCGCGCTGCAGCTGCTGACGCAATCCACGCTGCCGCTGGCCGAGATCGCGCTGGCGTCAGGCTACCCGGACCAGACCACCTTCACGCGCAGCTTCACGCGGCGCTTCGGGCAGCCGCCCGGGGCGTGGCGGGCGGCCGCACGCGGCTAG
- a CDS encoding hemerythrin domain-containing protein encodes MATPLATSLPTSPSAALSTPGPTPLAAWHTDHIHFASMLDLLEKQVSTFHQGEQPDYGLMATIIQYLRNYGDCVHHPREDVAYALLVDRDPGTRIIISRLLQEHRVIATVGAELLDRLREAQSEVVTSRAALEAAAAMYLVYYRNHLSTEEKQVMPRAARFLTEADWAEVAAIDPASADPLFGANVERRFATLRKQIDSEANASMH; translated from the coding sequence ATGGCCACCCCACTAGCCACCTCGCTTCCAACTTCACCTTCCGCCGCGCTTTCCACCCCGGGCCCGACACCGCTTGCCGCCTGGCATACCGACCATATCCATTTCGCCTCAATGCTCGACCTGCTGGAAAAGCAGGTCAGCACCTTCCATCAGGGCGAGCAGCCCGACTACGGCCTGATGGCCACGATCATCCAATACCTGCGCAACTATGGCGATTGCGTGCACCACCCCCGTGAGGATGTTGCCTACGCGCTGCTCGTGGACCGGGATCCCGGCACGCGGATCATCATCAGCCGGTTACTGCAGGAACATCGCGTGATCGCCACAGTCGGCGCGGAATTGCTCGACCGCCTGCGTGAAGCCCAGAGCGAGGTGGTCACCTCGCGAGCGGCACTGGAAGCGGCCGCCGCCATGTACCTGGTGTACTACCGCAACCATCTGTCCACCGAGGAGAAACAGGTCATGCCGCGCGCCGCCCGGTTCCTGACCGAAGCGGACTGGGCGGAGGTCGCCGCCATCGATCCGGCCAGTGCCGATCCGCTATTCGGCGCCAATGTGGAGAGGCGCTTCGCGACTTTGCGCAAGCAGATCGACAGTGAAGCGAACGCGTCCATGCACTGA